The genomic region gttccaatttgttcttttcccctagctgagcttgaaggctcaaaatttgagctacaaaacacgaatgaataaaagcaaataaatagaatcattacgtgttaggcctacgatccttagctttgttatctaatattttgtgttgttccaataactgggcctgcagcttcataatttgatttaataaacaataattaataattgaaaaccaatataataatgtttatacttaccatttttttgttttattatcttatccatttttcaattgttcctccagccacgcgttgttctccagccacgctactcaattaactgctaatgggatacaattaactcaaattgcttacatgcctgtaataacgaaaccgactgatagatggctacgggtagaaaaaagagaaaaaagtgcgattttttttttttttttttccgccattttttttttttttttatgtaaaacggattgccataatagagtgccatttttttcagaaaaaaatgttaagcccgactgagaaaagtcgggcttatctagtcgggcttaaattttttttcggtcatgtagagaattaactagaaatgtgaccggtagatgacgatagcagtaaaacagaaaaaggccaatattttttgtgttaaataaattaattttgggtaaaacggattgccataaattcgaattatttcatttaaatataattaaaaaccAACGCTCACTTTTCTACGCTCTTTCAGCTAGTGGCAAGTGCGTCGTTTGAGCAAGCAAATAAAGTAAATTAACTAGTTGATTAAACTTAGCGGTACAAGTATATATTGTTATAGGCCAAAGACTGAAGGTGACCTACGAACGTGGATTTACTGTTGTATTCTACAATGAATTAGATGATTTGctcaataaaaatgtttattatACCTTGTACCCCCAATGCCAATATTCATGTCAAATTCTACTCTAAACAGGACTACTCAATATTATTGGATTAAGATGGGTATTAGATGGAATCAGCTTCGCTGCAATTTCATTTGACGGCCTCTTGGAAACTTTTACATCGATGCAGAAGTGGTAGAAATCCAGCTAAGGTATTTGGTAACTCGGGTGTAGACACCAGCATAATTAGGATTGGCGCAACCTATGCCAAAGGAAGTGATACCAACTTGAACGCCTCCGACCATCATTGGGCCACCACTGTCACCCTGTTTACAAAATACCGTTCGACGTCAATTAACACGTTTTTTAACGATactaaaaagagaagagaattACCTGGCAGGTGTCTTTGCCTGGAGCGGCAGCGCAGATCATGTTGTCTGTAAGAGTGCTGTATTGCAGCTTGCAGGCGGAATTTTCCAAGATATTAACGGTAGCCTTAAGCAACGTCTGCGAGATGCTTCCTCCTTTTTAATCGATCGCAGTAGcaaaatcattgaaaaataattgaattagaAATTCCAACCAAAAACCCGTTTAAATATTGAATGGTTTCCTACCTGATGAAGTGGTTCCCCAACCGGCAATAACAGCGGCTTGGTTGGCATACGTGCTGGCCGGAGCGCAAGTTGAAACTGTTGGAAGAGTGGCCAGCTTGACATTTGTGATCGATGATGATAGTTTCAGCAAAGCGATATCGTTGTCCTGTCACATGATTGAGACCTTGTTATTCATCGATTCGTTTTTGTCCCCCAATCACCCCCCATCCTCCGCGAGCaggcatattttttaaaggcttAACACGCGTAGGTCAGCGACGTAACCCTCATTTTACAGAATGCCTACTTTAGCAGGGTTTATATGGACAAAATTCTTACGTTGGTGCTCGGAACATAACTAGGATGGACGATAAATTTTGTGACTCCACGGCTAACGGCACCGACTGTTGAACCGCTTAGTGCCAAGGTATTAACCCTCACGGTGAATGTAGACACCGAAGTTTGAGTCTTGCtgcattaaaagaaaacaaaaataatttctatTCTAGGCTCAAGGCATCATTACAAACATATTTCAAGTCTATAAGACTGTTCTCTAATTTTCAACACGAGAGAAAGCTCAAAATAACAACTCTTTCTTTAAACAATAAAGTCAATACTTGATGTGCGTGAATTTACATACCCGGCTAAACAATGGGCTGCCGTCAAGATGATAGAGGGGGAAATCAAGGTACCACCGCACAGACTACCACCAAGGATCAAAGCAGCCTAAAAAAGACAATCCATCGTGATTACGAGTATGTCAACAAAGGCTCAGCCAGCAataaccacacacacacacacaaaaaaggggaTTTAAATGCAATGCTAGAACTGTTAATAATCATCAACAGTTGGAAACTGATTTAGTTACCTGGAAGGGGAATTCTCCTGCAGCAGCTGCAGTACCACCAACAATTTGGTCCATGTCATCGTCGTCGGCCCTCAAGCTTTGCACGTCAAGCTCGGCTATTGTTTCAAATAGTTTattatttcatatttaaatcatttaaataaaaatgttaatgTAACGCTTTCATACTATTGCCTGTACTGTCGAAAGTAGGAAGTGCATTGGAATAAGCAAAACCAAGCAGGCAAAATAGCCCAAGAGTctagtagaaaaaaaaaaaaaaaaaaattatataattTAATTTGTTGCTGTCCGCTGAAACAATAAAGTAGCTCAATTGAGaactattaaaaataaatatagacCTACTAGAAAAGTGGCACGCATTCTGAAGGGAACTGTGGAGACTTTAGCGTCGACAACG from Daphnia carinata strain CSIRO-1 chromosome 6, CSIRO_AGI_Dcar_HiC_V3, whole genome shotgun sequence harbors:
- the LOC130690052 gene encoding trypsin alpha-3-like encodes the protein MRATFLTLGLFCLLGFAYSNALPTFDSTGNTELDVQSLRADDDDMDQIVGGTAAAAGEFPFQAALILGGSLCGGTLISPSIILTAAHCLAGKTQTSVSTFTVRVNTLALSGSTVGAVSRGVTKFIVHPSYVPSTNDNDIALLKLSSSITNVKLATLPTVSTCAPASTYANQAAVIAGWGTTSSGGSISQTLLKATVNILENSACKLQYSTLTDNMICAAAPGKDTCQGDSGGPMMVGGVQVGITSFGIGCANPNYAGVYTRVTKYLSWISTTSASM